The nucleotide window CGCGCACGCCGGCCGACTCCGGCTAGCGCGGGAGATTCAAGTTATCCGAGGGCTTCCGCGAGTAACAGGGTTTCCCCGACATCCACGTGCCCATACAACGACGATCACCATACCAATACGGTATCTCACGAACATCTCCGGCGTCCCAGATCGCCATGTCGGCGGAGTACCCCGTGGCTATCTGGCCGACCCTTCCGGCCAGGCTCAGCGCCGCCGCGCCATTGACGGTCGCGGCAAGGAATACCTCAGCGACAGTCATCCGGAGCTGGCTCACGCCAAGCGTGAGAATC belongs to Gemmatimonadaceae bacterium and includes:
- a CDS encoding amidohydrolase family protein, producing ILTLGVSQLRMTVAEVFLAATVNGAAALSLAGRVGQIATGYSADMAIWDAGDVREIPYWYGDRRCMGTWMSGKPCYSRKPSDNLNLPR